One genomic segment of Mytilus galloprovincialis chromosome 5, xbMytGall1.hap1.1, whole genome shotgun sequence includes these proteins:
- the LOC143075660 gene encoding chitin-binding domain protein cbd-1-like, which yields MEYKPAVLFLIFLCYDVSFSADCIGLQDGNYQLNCQTYKACINGTAAVHNCPTPPALEIVFNNVTRKCDIPSNVALPCGGYHYDCSSKADGDYADLVTNCTSFAVCYSGKLAGYQHCAANLVFDAAIQTCNWVGRVPPPCGTKI from the exons ATGTGTCCTTTTCTGCGGATTGTATTGGACTACAAGATGGTAATTACCAGTTAAACTGCCAGACGTATAAAGCATGTATCAACGGTACTGCAGCAGTCCACAACTGTCCTACACCTCCAGCTTTAGAAATTGTTTTCAACAATGTGACGCGGAAATGTGACAT acCAAGTAATGTCGCTTTACCATGTGGTGGATACCATTATGACTGTTCAAGTAAAGCAGATGGTGATTATGCTGATTTAGTAACCAATTGTACTTCGTTTGCTGTTTGTTATAGCGGGAAACTAGCAGGATATCAACATTGTGCAGCAA attTGGTATTTGATGCAGCAATACAGACTTGTAATTGGGTCGGGAGAGTCCCGCCACCTTGTGGTACCAAAATTTGA